From the genome of Deltaproteobacteria bacterium:
GTTCGAACCTGTTGGCTCGCCCCTGATGCGGAGTATCCGGAGAGTCCGAGCCGACCGATCAAAGAATCCCGGACTTGGTCCGAGCTTGATAGATAAACCGCGCAAGTTTCAGAGGACGATTGCGAAGCAGCAGGTTTACGTGATGGCGCCACCGGAAAAACGGTTGAAAGTGGATTTTCATCCACTCGTCCCGCTCACGAGGGGAAAAGGAGGCCAGGCAAGTATTTTTATAATAAGCCTGAATCCTTTCGCGAGTCCATTCATTTTCCTCGAAAAAGCGGTTTCCTCTTTTCTCATACAGGGCTGTTCCGGGATACAGCTGCAGGGGAAACCAGCTAAATGAAGCGGGATTAAGGTGTTTGATCCAGGCAAGTTTCTTTTCCAGGTCCGAAAGGGTTTCCCCTTCGAACCCGGTGATCATATACAGGTGAGGGTGCATTCGGTGTCTTTGTATGAGCTTTACGGCCCGCTCATTGACCTGCACGGTCGTACCCTTGCGAACGGAGTTCAACTGATCCTGTAAGCCCGACTCGATACCGATTTCAATTAAGATACATCCCGCACGCTTAAGCTGTCTCAAGATCGCGGGTTGAATCCGGTTGGCCCGGGCCTGTATGGCCCATTTGATTCGTTTGTGCATGCCCTCCGACAGCATACGTTCACATATCTCCCCGGCGCGCCGCTCGTCGATCAAGAAATCATTGTCCATGAAATAGAGGGCTTCAACGCCATAGTTCTTAAGGATGTGGCGTATCCATTCCATGACATAGTCTACGCTGTGAAATCGAACACCGCGGCCGTACGTGGATGATTCCGAACAGAAATCGCACCGGCGTTCGCACCCCCTGGAACTCAATATGGATACTGTGGAGAGGTAGAAGCCTCGAATCGTGGATATGCTGGGACGGGTATAGTACTTCATATCCAGCAGGTCAAAAGCAGGAAAAGGCAAGTCGTCCAGGTTGGGATTCCGATGCGGCGGAGTGTGAATGAATTGATCCTCCTTCTTTCTCCACCAAACACCGGGTATGGTCTCCGGGGCGGCCCCGGACACCAGTTCGACCATGGGTATCTCGCCCTCGCCTTCCACAACGGCGCAAAGCTCGGGAATTCTTCGAAGGGTCAGGTCGGGGAGGGCGGTGGCGTGGTGTCCCCCGGCCACCATGGGTCCGGAGTACACGCTTCGGATCAGCGCTACGCTCTCGATGGTGTCATAAATCAGGGGAGATACCGTATTGAAACCGACCATGTCCGGCCTGGTTCTCCGGACATGATCGATCATGGACCTGTCGATGAGGTTCCTGTCCAACCCCAACCTGGCGATCATGCCGTGCCGGTCGAAAATGGATACGTCATGGCCGTTGCGCCTTAATAACGCAGCGATGAAGGTGACATTCAGGGGCGTCCAATGGGCCAGCGGAACGGCCTTATG
Proteins encoded in this window:
- a CDS encoding B12-binding domain-containing radical SAM protein, with the translated sequence MKVLLVAPYTNHKAVPLAHWTPLNVTFIAALLRRNGHDVSIFDRHGMIARLGLDRNLIDRSMIDHVRRTRPDMVGFNTVSPLIYDTIESVALIRSVYSGPMVAGGHHATALPDLTLRRIPELCAVVEGEGEIPMVELVSGAAPETIPGVWWRKKEDQFIHTPPHRNPNLDDLPFPAFDLLDMKYYTRPSISTIRGFYLSTVSILSSRGCERRCDFCSESSTYGRGVRFHSVDYVMEWIRHILKNYGVEALYFMDNDFLIDERRAGEICERMLSEGMHKRIKWAIQARANRIQPAILRQLKRAGCILIEIGIESGLQDQLNSVRKGTTVQVNERAVKLIQRHRMHPHLYMITGFEGETLSDLEKKLAWIKHLNPASFSWFPLQLYPGTALYEKRGNRFFEENEWTRERIQAYYKNTCLASFSPRERDEWMKIHFQPFFRWRHHVNLLLRNRPLKLARFIYQARTKSGIL